The following proteins come from a genomic window of Corynebacterium hansenii:
- the glmU gene encoding bifunctional UDP-N-acetylglucosamine diphosphorylase/glucosamine-1-phosphate N-acetyltransferase GlmU, with protein sequence MSNGTGTPTAVVILAAGQGTRMKSDTPKMLHAIGGRTMLEHALYAAHGVGPAEIAVVVGHQREKVIDAISGWTADQPEGALPNGVGIAHQEEQNGTGHAVQCALADATLAEFEGTVLVTTSDVPLLDAPTLSALLAEHNRKPRAAVTVLTSTAENPHGYGRIIRNSDGEVLRIVEEKDATDDERQVTEVNSGVYAFDAATLRDALTKLNTDNAQGELYLTDVIGIAREADRSVRGHRLDDAMVVAGVNDRVQLANLGAELNRRLTEKAMRGGATIVDPATTWIDVDVEIGRDVTILPGTQLLGATKIADGATVGPDTTLRDVTVGEGATVFRVHGTDSVIGAGAEVGPFTYLRPGTVLGEEGKLGGFVETKKAVIGRGSKVPHLTYVGDAEIGEHSNIGASSVFVNYDGVNKHRTVIGSHVRTGSDTMFIAPVKVGDGAYSGAGTVIKDDVPPGALAVSGGPQRNIEGWVQRKRPGTPAAEAAEAAQAAAGESSSDSDGVPGDNPDASA encoded by the coding sequence ATGAGCAACGGCACCGGCACGCCGACCGCCGTCGTCATCCTGGCCGCAGGCCAGGGCACCCGCATGAAGTCGGACACCCCGAAGATGCTGCACGCGATCGGCGGGCGCACGATGCTGGAGCATGCCCTGTATGCCGCCCACGGCGTCGGCCCGGCCGAGATCGCGGTCGTCGTCGGGCACCAGCGCGAGAAGGTCATCGACGCCATCTCCGGGTGGACCGCCGACCAGCCCGAGGGGGCGCTGCCCAACGGCGTGGGCATCGCCCACCAGGAGGAGCAGAACGGCACCGGCCATGCCGTGCAGTGCGCCCTCGCGGACGCCACGCTCGCCGAGTTCGAGGGCACCGTCCTGGTGACCACCTCGGACGTGCCGCTTCTCGACGCCCCGACGCTGTCCGCGCTGCTCGCCGAGCACAACCGCAAGCCGCGCGCCGCGGTGACCGTGCTGACGTCCACGGCGGAGAACCCGCACGGCTACGGCCGCATCATCCGCAACTCCGACGGCGAGGTCCTGCGCATCGTCGAGGAAAAGGACGCCACCGACGACGAGCGCCAGGTCACCGAGGTCAACTCCGGCGTCTACGCCTTCGACGCCGCCACGCTGCGCGACGCGCTGACCAAGCTGAACACCGACAACGCGCAGGGCGAGCTGTACCTCACCGACGTCATCGGCATCGCCCGCGAGGCCGACCGCTCCGTGCGCGGCCACCGCCTGGACGACGCGATGGTCGTCGCCGGCGTCAACGACCGCGTGCAGCTGGCGAACCTGGGCGCCGAGCTCAACCGCCGCCTCACCGAGAAGGCGATGCGCGGCGGCGCCACCATCGTCGACCCGGCCACCACGTGGATCGACGTCGACGTCGAGATCGGCCGCGACGTCACCATCCTCCCCGGCACCCAGCTGCTGGGCGCCACCAAGATCGCCGACGGCGCCACCGTCGGCCCGGACACCACCCTGCGCGACGTGACCGTCGGCGAGGGCGCGACGGTCTTCCGCGTCCACGGCACCGACTCCGTCATCGGCGCCGGCGCCGAGGTCGGCCCGTTCACCTACCTCCGCCCCGGCACGGTGCTCGGCGAGGAGGGCAAGCTCGGCGGCTTCGTGGAGACCAAGAAGGCCGTCATCGGCCGCGGCTCGAAGGTCCCGCACCTGACCTACGTCGGCGACGCGGAGATCGGCGAGCACTCCAACATCGGCGCGTCCAGCGTCTTCGTCAACTACGACGGCGTGAACAAGCACCGCACCGTCATCGGGTCCCACGTGCGCACCGGCTCCGACACCATGTTCATCGCCCCCGTAAAGGTCGGTGACGGCGCGTATTCCGGGGCGGGTACTGTAATCAAGGACGACGTTCCCCCCGGGGCGTTGGCGGTCAGCGGTGGCCCCCAGCGAAACATCGAGGGGTGGGTCCAGCGGAAGCGGCCGGGCACCCCGGCGGCGGAGGCGGCCGAAGCGGCGCAGGCCGCGGCGGGCGAATCCTCCTCCGACTCCGACGGTGTCCCGGGCGACAACCCCGACGCCTCCGCGTAA
- a CDS encoding 50S ribosomal protein L25/general stress protein Ctc gives MAKPNIIKLEARERTEFGKGAARRARVAGDIPVVIYSKDLDAPKHVLVDSIEFHGVIRNYGVNAVLDLDIEGESQLSMVKALDQNPLTLNIDHADLLGIHRGEKVEVEVPVVAEGELAPGNALLMQDADTILVLAPVLSIPEEITVSVEGLDVGAQIHAEGVTLPEGLELADDPELLIFNIVEPEEDPAGDVDADIEGMGDAELPEEPKAEEGEGEE, from the coding sequence ATGGCGAAGCCCAACATCATCAAGCTGGAAGCCCGCGAGCGCACCGAGTTCGGCAAGGGCGCCGCCCGCCGCGCCCGCGTGGCCGGCGACATCCCGGTGGTCATCTACTCGAAGGACCTGGACGCCCCGAAGCACGTCCTGGTCGACTCGATCGAGTTCCACGGCGTCATCCGCAACTACGGCGTCAACGCCGTCCTCGACCTCGACATCGAGGGCGAGTCGCAGCTGTCCATGGTCAAGGCCCTGGACCAGAACCCGCTGACCCTCAACATCGACCACGCCGACCTGCTGGGCATCCACCGCGGCGAGAAGGTCGAGGTCGAGGTCCCGGTCGTCGCCGAGGGCGAGCTGGCCCCGGGCAACGCCCTGCTCATGCAGGACGCCGACACCATCCTGGTGCTCGCCCCGGTGCTGTCCATCCCGGAAGAGATCACCGTGTCCGTCGAGGGCCTGGACGTGGGCGCGCAGATCCACGCCGAGGGCGTCACCCTGCCGGAGGGCCTGGAGCTCGCCGACGATCCGGAGCTGCTGATCTTCAACATCGTCGAGCCGGAGGAGGACCCGGCCGGCGACGTCGACGCCGACATCGAGGGCATGGGCGACGCCGAGCTGCCCGAGGAGCCCAAGGCCGAGGAGGGCGAGGGCGAGGAGTAA
- a CDS encoding tyrosine-type recombinase/integrase yields the protein MASITPYKTKSGRRWQVQYTKPDGTRSKKRGFATKADATAWEQDQGHAKRAGTWVDPAREQTTIEAIGTRWLAAQTHLKPSTTAVTEQAWRIRVQPRWGARTVGSIRRSEVQEWVASLNTSASTARRAHSCLAQVLDMAVADGCLSVNPARGITLPRRSKGVKVYLTMEQVRSLAEHCTVKSEIIWVLATTGMRWSELAGLQVGDLDLERRRARLQRAAVTVNGRVEVGTLKSHEARSVAIPAFVCNLLAPLVEGRPRGAWVWERANGEPLVLIGKKTWFHGARDRTMADDPDFPRVTIHGLRHVAAGLLVSAGASVKVVQRQLGHSSAAMTLDVYADLFDGDLDAVADTMEEIHNGLGALRPAPDEAKRA from the coding sequence ATGGCGTCGATCACCCCGTACAAGACAAAGTCCGGGCGCCGCTGGCAGGTGCAGTACACAAAGCCAGACGGCACCAGAAGCAAGAAACGCGGCTTCGCCACAAAAGCCGACGCCACTGCTTGGGAACAGGACCAAGGCCACGCCAAACGCGCCGGCACCTGGGTAGACCCTGCACGGGAGCAGACCACCATCGAAGCCATCGGCACCCGATGGCTCGCCGCACAGACCCACCTCAAGCCCTCCACGACAGCGGTAACCGAACAGGCGTGGCGCATCCGCGTGCAGCCACGATGGGGAGCCCGCACAGTAGGCAGCATCAGGCGCTCCGAAGTTCAGGAATGGGTCGCCAGCCTCAACACCTCCGCCTCCACCGCCCGGCGCGCCCACTCGTGCCTCGCGCAGGTGCTGGACATGGCGGTGGCTGATGGGTGCCTGTCGGTGAATCCAGCGCGGGGGATCACGCTTCCGCGGCGGTCGAAGGGCGTGAAGGTGTACCTGACGATGGAACAGGTGCGGTCGTTGGCCGAGCACTGCACGGTGAAGTCGGAGATCATCTGGGTGCTGGCGACGACGGGGATGCGGTGGTCGGAGCTGGCGGGGCTGCAGGTCGGTGATCTCGACCTCGAGCGGCGGCGGGCGCGGTTGCAGCGCGCGGCCGTGACCGTCAACGGACGCGTCGAGGTGGGCACGCTGAAGTCCCACGAGGCCCGCAGCGTGGCTATCCCCGCCTTCGTGTGCAACCTGCTCGCCCCGCTCGTGGAGGGGCGCCCACGGGGCGCGTGGGTGTGGGAACGGGCAAACGGCGAGCCACTCGTCCTGATCGGCAAGAAGACGTGGTTCCACGGGGCCCGCGATCGGACGATGGCCGATGACCCGGATTTCCCGCGAGTGACGATCCACGGGCTGCGGCACGTCGCCGCGGGGCTGCTGGTGTCGGCGGGCGCGAGCGTGAAGGTCGTCCAGAGGCAGCTGGGGCACTCGTCGGCGGCGATGACTCTGGACGTGTACGCGGACCTGTTCGACGGTGACCTCGACGCTGTTGCCGACACGATGGAGGAAATCCACAACGGGCTCGGCGCCCTGCGGCCGGCACCCGACGAGGCGAAACGCGCGTAG
- the pth gene encoding aminoacyl-tRNA hydrolase has translation MFGRSKPSPAPSDAPPILVVGLGNPGPKYADTRHNVGQMVLDELADRTLPMPSTFSAHKRSNAEIVQTRWTVGAGDEAVERQVILAKPRTYMNVSGGPISALAKFFNVEPGDVIVVHDELDLDPGVIRLKRGGGEGGHNGLRSTSKSLGTKDYLRVRVGIGRPPGRQDPADFVLRPFSTAERRDLPFWLQDAADAVDLLARHGLEAAQNQVHQR, from the coding sequence ATGTTCGGTCGCTCGAAGCCCTCCCCCGCCCCCTCCGACGCCCCGCCGATCCTCGTCGTCGGCCTGGGCAATCCCGGCCCGAAGTACGCCGACACGCGGCACAACGTCGGGCAGATGGTGCTCGACGAACTCGCCGATCGGACGTTGCCCATGCCGTCGACGTTCTCGGCGCACAAGCGCTCCAACGCGGAAATCGTGCAGACGCGCTGGACCGTCGGCGCCGGCGACGAGGCAGTCGAGCGGCAGGTGATCCTGGCCAAGCCGCGGACGTACATGAACGTCTCCGGTGGGCCGATCAGCGCGCTGGCGAAGTTCTTCAACGTCGAGCCCGGCGACGTCATCGTGGTGCACGACGAGCTGGACCTCGACCCCGGCGTCATCCGCCTGAAGCGCGGCGGCGGCGAAGGCGGGCACAACGGCCTGCGGTCGACGTCGAAGTCGCTGGGCACCAAGGACTACCTGCGGGTGCGCGTGGGCATCGGCCGCCCGCCGGGGCGACAGGACCCGGCCGATTTCGTGCTGCGCCCGTTTTCCACCGCCGAGCGGCGCGACCTGCCGTTCTGGCTGCAGGACGCCGCCGACGCGGTCGACCTGCTGGCCCGCCACGGCCTGGAGGCCGCGCAGAACCAGGTGCACCAGCGGTAG
- a CDS encoding phage regulatory protein/antirepressor Ant, producing the protein MNDLVQTNANGIPTTTSEVIAAGTGLQHASVIKLIRTNLTDFEDFGRVGFEIRPFETAGGTQSREVAVLNREHAMFAMTLFRNNAVVIEFKKALIRAFTEMEKRLAAPPIDGASITRMELIQIAMNAETERLQLEAKNKELEPKAEAYDSFLDATGKYSVGNVGKMLGIGQNRLFRELRNRGVFIASGSKRNTPYQKYMHHFEVIPHEFEKKNGDVGCSYTTYVQPSGINFIRKKLGFERIDPPLPGVDKRKAGAA; encoded by the coding sequence ATGAACGACCTCGTCCAGACCAACGCCAACGGCATCCCGACGACGACCAGCGAGGTAATCGCGGCTGGGACCGGGCTGCAGCACGCCAGCGTGATCAAGCTGATCCGCACCAACCTCACCGACTTCGAGGACTTCGGAAGGGTCGGATTTGAAATCCGACCCTTCGAAACGGCGGGAGGAACGCAGAGTCGAGAAGTCGCCGTCCTCAACCGCGAGCACGCGATGTTCGCGATGACGTTGTTCCGCAACAACGCCGTCGTCATCGAATTCAAGAAGGCCCTCATCCGCGCGTTCACCGAGATGGAGAAGCGCCTCGCCGCGCCGCCCATCGACGGCGCGTCGATCACGCGGATGGAGCTCATCCAGATCGCGATGAACGCCGAGACCGAGCGGCTCCAGCTCGAGGCGAAGAACAAGGAGCTCGAGCCGAAAGCCGAGGCATACGACTCCTTCCTCGACGCCACCGGCAAGTACTCGGTGGGCAACGTCGGAAAGATGCTCGGAATCGGCCAGAACCGGCTGTTCCGCGAGTTGCGCAACCGAGGCGTGTTCATTGCGTCCGGCAGCAAGCGCAACACTCCATATCAGAAGTACATGCACCACTTCGAGGTTATCCCGCACGAGTTCGAGAAGAAGAACGGCGACGTTGGCTGCTCGTACACGACGTACGTGCAGCCGTCGGGAATCAACTTCATCCGCAAGAAGCTCGGATTCGAGCGAATCGATCCTCCGCTGCCTGGCGTCGACAAGCGGAAAGCGGGGGCCGCGTGA
- a CDS encoding GNAT family N-acetyltransferase, translating into MSTDAPVYRPATEADRPLIRRFHELADAWGDEPAERGESFEQDEVRYVDQWSAEADGGIIVEIGGEVAGGAWLRHFTEDNPGWGYVADEYPEVAIALESEHTGRGLGGELMRRILDVARERDAPGVCLSVEVGNERAIRSYKKVGFGLVGDGDDGAGGYTMLYRF; encoded by the coding sequence ATGAGCACCGACGCACCCGTGTACCGCCCCGCCACCGAGGCCGACCGCCCGCTGATCCGCCGCTTCCACGAGCTGGCGGACGCGTGGGGCGATGAACCCGCCGAGCGCGGCGAGAGCTTCGAGCAGGACGAGGTGCGCTACGTCGACCAGTGGTCGGCCGAAGCCGACGGCGGCATCATCGTCGAGATCGGCGGGGAGGTCGCCGGCGGCGCCTGGTTGCGCCACTTCACCGAGGACAACCCCGGTTGGGGCTACGTCGCCGACGAATACCCCGAGGTCGCCATCGCCCTCGAGTCCGAGCACACCGGCCGGGGTCTCGGCGGCGAGCTCATGCGGCGGATCCTCGACGTCGCGCGGGAGCGGGATGCGCCCGGGGTGTGCTTGTCGGTGGAGGTCGGCAATGAGCGGGCGATCCGCTCGTACAAAAAGGTCGGTTTCGGGCTCGTCGGCGACGGCGACGATGGGGCCGGCGGTTACACCATGCTGTACCGCTTCTGA
- a CDS encoding ImmA/IrrE family metallo-endopeptidase produces the protein MTRRTPLLDVPDQLAAGMGLRVDEVPLDDGWPHGLWVPERRQIILRYGLDRVTRRCVLAHELGHAHHRDVRSGFDSLDSRAERRADAFAALLLISPVEYALAEELHGPSIAGLAHALDVTPHLIRVWRGEHERTGG, from the coding sequence ATGACGAGGAGGACACCGTTGCTCGACGTTCCCGATCAGCTGGCCGCCGGCATGGGGCTGCGCGTCGACGAAGTGCCCCTCGATGACGGATGGCCGCACGGCTTGTGGGTGCCGGAGCGGCGGCAGATCATCCTGCGGTACGGGCTCGATCGCGTTACCCGCCGGTGCGTGCTGGCGCACGAGCTCGGGCACGCCCACCACCGCGACGTCCGCAGCGGGTTCGACTCGCTGGATAGCAGGGCAGAGCGCCGCGCCGACGCGTTTGCGGCGCTGCTTCTGATCTCGCCGGTCGAGTACGCCCTGGCCGAAGAGCTCCACGGGCCGTCGATCGCCGGCCTCGCGCACGCACTCGACGTCACCCCTCACCTGATCCGCGTGTGGCGCGGAGAACATGAAAGGACTGGAGGATGA
- a CDS encoding MFS transporter codes for MALYDKLVSPADTSDMPDEVARDIPANGMKFIAANGLQNAGDQVINPKTVLPWLLTAQGAPGLAIALLVPVRESLSMLPQAAMTPWVKRRAHRKSVWVGGSVTQGAMALIIALAAAVLDGTVAAVAILAALAVFALGRSMCSIGSKDVQGRTIPKGQRGQITGLATVLSGVVAITLGLGIRWLGGDDLPKSVLTWMIAASALTWFIGAVIFHRVTEPAGETSEESAGSWVKDSWDLLAGDAPFRNFVIVRSLLLVSALSPAFFVSLSAERGGGELSGLGPFLIASGAAAILGGEVSGKLSDKSSKSTMTWGAGLASVILLAVMAQVTFAESWSGWALPVAYFLITLTHTGVRVARKTYVVDMAEGDQRTTYVAVANSAMGVILLATGAISGGLATLGTMWALGFFALLGFIGVAMASALPEVSANA; via the coding sequence ATGGCGCTCTACGACAAACTGGTCTCCCCCGCCGACACCTCGGACATGCCCGACGAGGTCGCCCGCGACATCCCGGCCAACGGCATGAAGTTCATCGCCGCCAACGGCCTGCAGAACGCCGGCGACCAGGTGATCAACCCCAAGACGGTGCTGCCGTGGCTGCTGACGGCCCAGGGCGCGCCGGGGCTGGCCATCGCGCTGCTGGTCCCCGTCCGCGAGTCGCTGTCGATGCTGCCCCAGGCCGCGATGACGCCGTGGGTGAAGCGCCGCGCCCACCGGAAGTCGGTGTGGGTCGGCGGTTCGGTGACGCAGGGCGCGATGGCGCTGATCATCGCGTTGGCGGCGGCGGTGCTCGACGGCACGGTCGCCGCGGTGGCCATCCTCGCGGCGCTGGCCGTCTTCGCGCTCGGGCGCTCCATGTGCTCGATCGGCTCGAAGGACGTCCAGGGCCGCACCATCCCGAAGGGCCAGCGCGGACAGATCACGGGCTTGGCGACGGTCCTGTCCGGCGTCGTCGCCATCACCCTCGGACTGGGCATCCGCTGGCTCGGCGGCGACGACCTGCCGAAATCGGTGCTGACGTGGATGATCGCCGCCTCCGCCCTGACGTGGTTCATCGGCGCGGTCATTTTCCACCGCGTCACCGAACCGGCGGGCGAGACGTCCGAGGAATCCGCGGGATCGTGGGTGAAGGACTCGTGGGACCTGCTCGCCGGCGACGCGCCGTTCCGCAACTTCGTCATCGTCCGCTCGCTGCTGCTCGTCTCCGCGCTGTCACCGGCCTTCTTCGTGTCGCTGTCGGCCGAACGCGGCGGCGGGGAGCTCTCCGGGCTGGGCCCCTTCCTCATCGCCTCGGGCGCCGCGGCCATCTTGGGCGGCGAGGTCTCCGGCAAGCTGAGCGACAAGTCGTCGAAAAGCACCATGACCTGGGGCGCGGGCCTGGCCTCCGTGATCCTGCTCGCCGTGATGGCGCAGGTGACCTTCGCCGAGAGCTGGTCCGGCTGGGCGCTGCCGGTCGCGTACTTCCTGATCACCCTGACGCACACCGGCGTGCGCGTGGCCCGCAAAACCTACGTCGTGGACATGGCCGAAGGCGACCAGCGCACCACCTACGTCGCCGTGGCGAACTCGGCGATGGGCGTCATTTTGCTGGCCACCGGCGCGATCTCGGGAGGCCTGGCGACGCTCGGCACCATGTGGGCGCTCGGCTTCTTCGCCCTGCTCGGCTTCATCGGCGTCGCCATGGCCAGCGCACTGCCGGAAGTGTCGGCCAACGCCTGA
- a CDS encoding HIRAN domain-containing protein yields the protein MAASKSATVAAVGEHAYKPALRNVPGGEVWVELIPEPDNPYDSHAISVRYRGNVIAYVPRDRTGRYWNNVCRIVASGKTPTAKAKIYHSSGDFHEVSLFILAGDRGLGSTAGLVAKADSYDVPGAYRKTAGAPRKSSSSQPRLSAPSEKFGAPRPSDVAFTDRDRQREAQRRRLEQEKRDREITRAANPTEDNKSGESTAGLIVVIGAILFLLLLLVL from the coding sequence ATGGCCGCCAGCAAAAGCGCCACCGTCGCCGCCGTAGGTGAGCACGCCTACAAACCGGCGCTACGCAACGTCCCCGGCGGCGAAGTATGGGTTGAGCTGATCCCCGAACCCGACAACCCCTACGACTCGCACGCCATCAGCGTCCGCTACCGAGGCAACGTGATCGCCTACGTTCCACGCGATCGCACCGGCCGCTACTGGAACAACGTGTGCCGCATCGTCGCAAGCGGAAAGACCCCGACCGCAAAGGCGAAGATCTACCATTCCAGCGGCGACTTCCACGAAGTGAGCCTCTTCATCCTCGCCGGAGACCGCGGTCTCGGTTCCACAGCTGGACTCGTCGCGAAGGCAGACAGCTACGACGTGCCCGGCGCGTACCGGAAGACCGCCGGCGCGCCGCGCAAGAGTTCATCGAGCCAGCCGCGGCTTTCGGCACCGTCTGAGAAGTTCGGTGCGCCCCGGCCCAGCGACGTCGCGTTCACGGACCGCGACCGGCAGCGCGAGGCACAACGGCGCCGCCTGGAGCAAGAGAAGCGAGACCGCGAAATCACCAGGGCGGCCAACCCGACCGAAGACAACAAGTCAGGTGAGAGCACCGCAGGCCTGATCGTTGTGATCGGGGCCATCCTGTTCCTCCTACTGCTCCTCGTCCTCTGA
- a CDS encoding ribose-phosphate diphosphokinase: protein MTGEWIENRKNLMIFSGRAHPELGEAVAKELGVELTPMTARDFANGEIFVRFEESVRGCDAFVLQAHPAPLNKWLMEQLIMIDALKRGSAKRITAILPFFPYARQDKKHRGREPISARLVADLLKAAGADRIVSVDLHTDQIQGFFDGPVDHMHAMPILADYIKANYSMENLCVVSPDAGRVKVSEKWANTLGDAPLAFIHKTRSVDVANEIVANRVVGDVDGRVCLLIDDMIDTGGTIAGAVKVLREAGAADVIIATTHGVFSGPAAERLSQCGAREVITTDTLPQSTEGWDNLTVLPIAPLLAQTIHEIFENGSVTTLFEGQA from the coding sequence ATGACCGGCGAGTGGATCGAAAACCGAAAGAACCTCATGATCTTCTCCGGGCGCGCGCACCCGGAACTGGGCGAGGCCGTGGCGAAGGAGTTGGGCGTCGAGCTGACGCCGATGACCGCCCGGGACTTCGCCAACGGCGAGATCTTCGTGCGTTTCGAGGAGTCCGTCCGAGGCTGCGACGCCTTCGTCCTGCAGGCGCACCCGGCGCCGCTGAATAAGTGGCTCATGGAGCAGCTGATCATGATCGACGCGCTGAAGCGCGGCTCGGCGAAGCGCATCACGGCGATCCTGCCGTTCTTCCCCTACGCGCGCCAGGACAAGAAGCACCGCGGCCGCGAGCCGATTTCCGCCCGCCTGGTCGCGGATCTGCTCAAGGCCGCCGGCGCGGACCGCATCGTGTCGGTTGACCTGCACACCGACCAGATCCAGGGCTTCTTCGACGGCCCGGTGGACCACATGCACGCCATGCCGATTCTGGCGGACTACATCAAGGCCAATTACTCGATGGAGAACCTCTGCGTGGTCTCCCCCGACGCCGGCCGCGTGAAGGTGTCGGAGAAGTGGGCGAACACGCTGGGCGATGCCCCGCTGGCGTTCATCCACAAGACCCGCAGCGTGGACGTGGCCAACGAGATCGTGGCCAACCGCGTCGTCGGCGACGTCGACGGCCGCGTGTGCCTGCTCATCGACGACATGATCGACACCGGCGGCACGATCGCCGGCGCGGTGAAGGTGCTGCGCGAGGCCGGTGCGGCCGACGTCATCATCGCCACCACGCACGGCGTGTTCTCGGGCCCGGCGGCGGAGCGCCTGTCGCAATGCGGCGCGCGCGAGGTCATCACCACCGACACCCTGCCGCAGAGCACGGAGGGCTGGGACAACCTGACCGTCCTGCCGATCGCGCCGCTGCTGGCGCAGACGATCCACGAGATCTTCGAGAACGGCTCCGTCACCACCCTTTTCGAGGGCCAGGCGTAG
- a CDS encoding AI-2E family transporter, with amino-acid sequence MNRMRDRLARDLPYPVVLAAAWAACAVLIAGAAWVAGTVVGKLLIVIIPLAVAVLFSAMLSPLARFLRRTLRFPSALAALASVFVLLGVFVGGFALATERLAVGFGQLRQGAREGIDQVMAWLRTGPLHLSIDPGTDVTAGIRDWAGQSSGALASGALSIGATAVDVIAGMLICLLSLFFFLHQGDRIWRFCLRFVPRGARAEFHEAMRRGWVSLGNYSRTQIGVAAINAAGIGIGAWIMGIPLVIPSTILVFLASFVPIVGAIVSGAVVVLIAMVDKGAMAALIMLAIVVGVHFLETHVLQPFLMGHAVSIHPLAVIVVVAAGTYLFGLAGALFAVPLTALLNSSIGYAMGNDPFPALVDGGPGAGGETAGEAAVEPDGHRPRGSS; translated from the coding sequence ATGAACCGCATGCGCGATCGGCTGGCCCGCGATCTCCCCTATCCCGTCGTCCTCGCGGCGGCGTGGGCTGCGTGCGCGGTGCTCATCGCGGGCGCGGCGTGGGTGGCGGGGACGGTGGTGGGCAAGCTGCTCATCGTGATCATCCCGCTGGCGGTGGCGGTGCTGTTCTCCGCGATGCTCTCGCCGCTGGCCCGGTTCCTGCGGCGGACGCTGCGGTTCCCGAGCGCCCTGGCCGCGCTGGCGTCGGTGTTCGTGCTGCTCGGCGTTTTCGTCGGCGGTTTCGCGCTGGCCACCGAGCGCCTGGCGGTGGGATTCGGGCAGCTGCGGCAGGGCGCCCGCGAGGGCATCGACCAGGTGATGGCGTGGCTGCGCACCGGCCCGCTGCACCTGTCCATCGACCCGGGCACCGACGTCACCGCCGGGATCCGCGACTGGGCCGGGCAATCGTCGGGCGCATTGGCGTCCGGGGCGCTGAGCATCGGCGCGACGGCCGTCGACGTCATCGCCGGAATGCTGATCTGCCTGCTCTCCCTGTTCTTCTTCCTGCACCAGGGCGACCGGATCTGGCGGTTCTGCCTGCGCTTCGTCCCCCGCGGCGCCCGCGCCGAATTCCACGAGGCCATGCGGCGCGGCTGGGTGAGCCTGGGCAACTACAGCCGCACCCAGATCGGCGTGGCCGCCATCAACGCGGCCGGCATCGGCATCGGCGCCTGGATCATGGGCATCCCGCTGGTCATCCCGTCGACCATTCTGGTGTTCCTGGCGTCCTTCGTGCCCATCGTCGGCGCCATCGTCTCCGGCGCCGTGGTGGTGCTGATCGCGATGGTGGACAAGGGGGCGATGGCCGCGCTGATCATGCTGGCGATCGTCGTCGGCGTGCACTTCCTGGAGACCCACGTGCTGCAGCCGTTCCTGATGGGCCACGCCGTCAGCATCCACCCGCTGGCCGTCATCGTGGTCGTCGCGGCCGGCACCTACCTGTTCGGCCTCGCCGGCGCGCTGTTCGCGGTCCCGCTGACCGCGCTGCTGAACAGCTCCATCGGGTACGCCATGGGCAATGATCCTTTCCCCGCGCTGGTCGACGGCGGGCCGGGGGCTGGCGGGGAAACCGCGGGAGAAGCCGCCGTGGAACCGGATGGGCATCGCCCGCGGGGGTCGTCGTAA